One window of the Terriglobia bacterium genome contains the following:
- a CDS encoding cyclic 2,3-diphosphoglycerate synthase yields the protein MKRVLILGAAGRDFHNFNVVFRHNPEFEVVAFTATQIPDIAGRKYPTELAGKLYPNGIPILEENDMEKIIREKEVDVCVFSYSDINYMTLMHLASRVVAAGADFWLLGAQKTQLAAKVPVISVCAVRTGCGKSPVSRKIARYLQEMGWHPVAVRHPMPYGDLAIQRAQRFAKLSDLDFHKCTIEEREEYEPHIVENRTIYAGVDYEDILRQAEQEADVILWDGGNNDTSFYRSDLEIVVVDPHRPGHELAYYPGEVNFRSAQVLVINKVDTAKLEDIQTVRENIRRVNPNAQVVETACRVSVPNPEMVRGKRVLVVEDGPTLTHGEMKYGAGIVAARQFGALEIIDPRPYAIGSIRGTYEKYTHLNGLLPAMGYGERQCHELEETIKRVPCDLVLVATPIDLARTIKIDKPSLRVAYEAEDRGEHGLRDVVVQFTRKHKPALLEVMK from the coding sequence ATGAAACGAGTCCTTATCCTCGGCGCCGCCGGCAGAGATTTCCATAACTTCAACGTTGTCTTCCGTCATAACCCCGAGTTCGAGGTTGTTGCATTTACGGCAACACAGATCCCCGACATTGCGGGACGAAAATATCCGACCGAACTTGCTGGGAAGCTCTATCCAAACGGCATTCCCATCCTCGAAGAAAACGATATGGAGAAGATCATCCGCGAGAAAGAAGTCGACGTCTGTGTCTTCTCCTACAGCGACATCAATTACATGACGCTGATGCACCTGGCATCGCGCGTAGTCGCTGCCGGGGCCGACTTCTGGCTGCTCGGCGCGCAGAAGACCCAACTGGCGGCGAAGGTCCCGGTAATCTCGGTCTGCGCCGTGCGCACCGGCTGCGGCAAGAGTCCAGTCTCGCGCAAGATCGCGCGCTACCTTCAGGAAATGGGCTGGCATCCGGTGGCTGTCCGTCACCCGATGCCGTATGGTGATCTCGCCATTCAGCGCGCGCAGCGCTTCGCCAAGCTGAGCGATCTCGACTTCCATAAGTGCACCATCGAAGAGCGGGAAGAGTACGAGCCGCATATCGTTGAGAACCGCACTATCTACGCTGGCGTCGACTACGAAGACATTCTCCGCCAGGCCGAGCAGGAAGCGGACGTCATTCTGTGGGACGGCGGCAACAACGATACCTCGTTCTACCGCTCCGACCTCGAAATCGTCGTGGTCGATCCGCATCGCCCCGGACATGAACTCGCTTATTACCCCGGCGAAGTCAACTTCCGCAGCGCGCAGGTGTTGGTCATCAACAAGGTCGATACCGCAAAGCTCGAGGATATCCAGACAGTTCGCGAGAATATTCGCCGCGTAAACCCGAATGCCCAGGTTGTTGAAACCGCATGCCGCGTTTCCGTACCGAATCCGGAGATGGTTCGCGGCAAGCGCGTGCTCGTCGTCGAAGACGGTCCGACGCTCACGCATGGCGAAATGAAGTATGGCGCGGGAATCGTGGCCGCCCGGCAGTTCGGTGCGCTCGAAATCATCGACCCGCGGCCTTATGCCATCGGCTCCATCCGCGGAACATACGAGAAGTACACGCACCTCAACGGCCTGCTGCCCGCCATGGGTTATGGCGAGCGCCAGTGCCACGAACTCGAAGAAACCATCAAGCGCGTGCCATGCGACCTGGTTTTGGTTGCCACTCCGATCGATTTGGCACGCACCATCAAGATCGACAAGCCGAGCCTGCGCGTTGCCTACGAAGCCGAGGACCGCGGCGAGCACGGCCTGCGCGATGTGGTTGTGCAGTTCACCAGGAAGCACAAACCAGCTCTGCTGGAGGTCATGAAATAA
- the argF gene encoding ornithine carbamoyltransferase, with protein sequence MLPTDFLSIRDFTPEQIKKLLDIARTMKANPMGYSAALRGKTLALIFEKPSLRTRVTFDVGIQQLGGFSIYLSPAEINLGKRESVFDVAKNLERMVQGIMIRTFAHSIVEDLAQHAAIPVINGLTDYSHPCQAMADYLTISEVKGGVKGNKVAFVGDGNNVAHSLMFTGAQLGAHVWVATPKGYEPDAKAIEWATKRAAQTGGSITITNEPDAAAHNADVIYTDVWASMGQESEAAKRREIFLPFQVNMKLFSIAKPDAIFMHCLPAHRGDEVTDDVIDHRRSVVFQEAENRLHVQKAIMFELMKDVPIGYSQMIAEEDLVAAK encoded by the coding sequence ATGCTGCCAACCGATTTTTTATCGATCCGTGACTTTACCCCGGAACAAATAAAGAAGTTGCTGGATATTGCCCGGACGATGAAGGCGAACCCGATGGGTTATAGCGCCGCGCTCCGGGGCAAGACTCTTGCACTTATATTCGAAAAGCCGTCGCTGCGCACCCGCGTGACCTTCGACGTGGGGATTCAGCAACTTGGCGGATTTTCGATTTATCTCTCACCCGCGGAAATCAATCTGGGCAAGCGCGAGTCCGTCTTCGATGTCGCCAAGAACCTGGAGCGCATGGTGCAGGGCATTATGATTCGCACCTTCGCGCACAGCATTGTCGAAGACCTGGCGCAGCACGCAGCCATTCCCGTCATCAACGGGCTCACCGATTACAGCCATCCCTGCCAGGCCATGGCCGATTACCTCACCATCTCTGAAGTCAAAGGCGGGGTGAAAGGTAACAAGGTCGCTTTCGTCGGCGATGGTAACAATGTCGCGCATTCGCTGATGTTCACCGGAGCGCAACTCGGTGCGCACGTATGGGTCGCTACACCGAAAGGCTATGAGCCCGACGCGAAGGCGATCGAGTGGGCGACCAAGCGCGCTGCCCAAACCGGTGGCTCCATCACCATCACCAACGAACCTGACGCTGCCGCGCACAATGCCGACGTGATCTACACCGACGTCTGGGCCAGCATGGGTCAGGAATCCGAAGCTGCCAAGCGCCGCGAAATCTTCCTGCCCTTCCAGGTCAACATGAAGCTGTTCTCCATTGCCAAGCCCGATGCCATCTTCATGCATTGCCTGCCGGCTCATCGAGGAGACGAAGTCACCGACGATGTCATCGATCATCGGCGCTCGGTCGTCTTCCAGGAAGCCGAGAACCGTTTGCACGTGCAGAAAGCGATCATGTTCGAGTTGATGAAAGACGTGCCGATCGGCTACTCGCAGATGATCGCGGAGGAAGACCTGGTAGCAGCGAAGTAA
- a CDS encoding M14 family metallopeptidase, with product MKTHIFAVLIICVATSFAVAQNFTVGTATAAPGQKAFGTIDVPAGRDPAASIPVAVFHGAKPGPVLALVSGLHGTEYASIIALEKVIESLDPAQISGTVIVLPLVNIPSFEQKVPHVNPVDGKSMNGYYPGNPNGTQTERVSWAITKQVVEQCDYLIDYHGGDLDENLRPYAYWPKSGDTKRDAITRDMVLAFGLDHIIVWSERPADPNASRYLDNTANTRGKPAIAVEAGYSGTVRAKDVNLLVNGTVSVMRYLKMLPGAPTPVENPVWIGKVDTVTSPETGIFYPLVQRGTYVAKGMKIGYVTDYFGHTVYDAEAPAAGEVLYICGVPSMKKGNTVANIGEIITNP from the coding sequence ATGAAAACCCATATCTTCGCAGTGCTGATCATTTGTGTCGCAACTTCATTCGCGGTCGCACAGAACTTCACGGTAGGCACCGCCACCGCCGCTCCTGGACAAAAGGCGTTCGGAACGATTGATGTCCCCGCCGGTCGCGATCCCGCTGCCTCTATTCCTGTGGCCGTGTTCCATGGCGCGAAACCGGGCCCTGTGCTTGCGCTCGTCTCCGGCCTGCATGGAACCGAGTATGCATCGATTATTGCGCTGGAAAAGGTGATTGAATCGCTCGATCCGGCACAGATTTCGGGGACCGTAATTGTGCTTCCGCTGGTCAACATTCCATCGTTTGAGCAGAAGGTTCCGCATGTGAATCCCGTGGATGGCAAGAGCATGAATGGCTACTACCCGGGCAATCCCAACGGCACGCAGACGGAGCGCGTGTCATGGGCAATCACGAAGCAGGTGGTCGAACAATGCGATTACCTGATCGACTATCACGGCGGCGACCTCGACGAGAATCTGCGGCCGTACGCTTACTGGCCGAAGTCAGGGGATACCAAGCGCGACGCGATTACTCGCGACATGGTGCTGGCGTTTGGGCTGGATCACATCATTGTCTGGAGTGAGAGGCCCGCGGATCCGAACGCGTCCCGCTATCTCGACAACACGGCGAACACGCGTGGCAAGCCGGCAATCGCGGTCGAAGCAGGCTATTCGGGGACGGTCCGCGCGAAGGACGTAAATCTACTTGTGAATGGTACGGTGAGCGTAATGCGGTATCTCAAGATGCTGCCGGGAGCACCAACGCCCGTGGAGAATCCAGTGTGGATCGGCAAGGTCGACACCGTAACAAGCCCGGAGACTGGGATTTTCTATCCCCTGGTACAGCGGGGAACCTACGTGGCCAAGGGGATGAAAATTGGCTATGTGACGGATTATTTCGGACACACGGTGTATGACGCCGAAGCACCCGCTGCGGGAGAGGTCCTTTACATCTGCGGAGTGCCATCGATGAAAAAGGGCAATACCGTAGCAAACATCGGGGAGATCATTACGAATCCGTAA